Sequence from the Pseudomonadota bacterium genome:
CGGTCCTGCAGATCGCTCGATCGGTTCAGGTCGACGCCCGGCAACGTACCGCCCGACGCTTTGGAGATCGGCAGTTGCACTCGCGTTCGTCTCGCCGCCCTTGATTCGGCCAGCATGGTCTTTAAGCCCTCTTCGATCAGCGAGGTTAGAGTTCGCCCTTGCTCGGCGGCCTTCTTCTTGGCCCTGTGCAGTAGATCGTCTGAAAGTCGGATCGTCGTTCTCATATGTCAAAGAATACGTTGCTGGCATCGATATGTCAATGAAATCGGAGCGGACACATGATGTAGGTCTTAACCATCGGTCGCCCGCTAAGCGAGGCGGAGTGGGACTGGCTCGATGCACAGCTCGATCTGGCCGCCTTGGGCGTGCAGAGGCACACACCGGCGCTCTGGCTGCGCGCGCCGTTTACACTGTGCCGGG
This genomic interval carries:
- a CDS encoding DUF2191 domain-containing protein, translating into MRTTIRLSDDLLHRAKKKAAEQGRTLTSLIEEGLKTMLAESRAARRTRVQLPISKASGGTLPGVDLNRSSDLQDR